A single Biomphalaria glabrata chromosome 2, xgBioGlab47.1, whole genome shotgun sequence DNA region contains:
- the LOC106052129 gene encoding ragulator complex protein LAMTOR2-like has protein sequence MKMFKPKALSEVLSQANTGGVGSTLLLNNEGSLLAFSGFTDKDASAAAAIASNIWSSFYKSGQYSLDDGRLNCVLVECKQGKIAITKVANLLLCLCAKESVNYGMLKAKIEAMAMYLEEPLSQLASS, from the exons ATGAAAATGTTTAAACCGAAAGCCCTCTCTGAGGTGCTCAGTCAAGCAAATACTGGAGGTGTAGGTAGCACTCT TCTTCTCAATAATGAAGGATCGTTGCTGGCATTTTCTGGATTTACTGATAAAGATGCTTCTGCAGCCGCAGCTATTGCAAGCAACATTTGGTCTTCCTTTTACAAAAGTGGCCAATACTCACTTGATGATGGAAGATTGAACTGTGTTCTTGTTGAATGTAAG caAGGTAAAATTGCTATCACAAAAGTTGCAAACTTACTTTTGTGTCTTTGTGCCAAGGAATCAGTTAATTATGGAATGTTAAAAGCCAAG attgagGCAATGGCTATGTACTTAGAAGAACCTTTGTCTCAACTGGCCTCTTCCTGA